The genomic region ACAACATCCGCAGCTTTGCCGGCGCCGGCCCCGCCGATGCCCTACCAGGCGGCGACGCCCCCGGCGGACGGCGCGGCCCAGGCGGCTTCGGGCAGCCCGGCGGCCCGCCTCCTGGTGGCGGCATGTAGTCTGATTTAGTAGAAAAAGCGTCGGCCAAGCCGGCGCTTTTTGCATTTCCGGGAGTTTGGGCCGGAGCGGGCCGGAATTGAATTCCGGGCAGCGTGCAACCCAATCTTTTCAGAGGTAAAAGCGCCGGCAGGTTTGCGGATCGACTTGGGCTTAATGCAGTATAGCAGGGCTATTTGTGCCGATTCCCGCGTTTTTTTCTTCTACTTTGTACACGTCGGAGTCTGGTGAGCACAAGTCGCGAAGCCAGAGCTGCGCTTGTTGCCTGTCATGAAAAGAATTGTACTCGTGCTGCTTTGCTGGCTGCCGCTGCTGGCGGCCGCCCAAAGCGTATCCGTTCCGGCCACCTTCGATTTTGCCGGCCTGCACCTGCGCCTCACCGAGGGCGGCCGCCGCGCCGTGCAGCAGAAGGTCGACGCCCTGCGCAGCCATCCAGCCTCGTTTCAGGCCCGCGTGAACCTGGCTGATGCCTACTTTCCTCTCATCGAGCGGGTGTTTCAGGAAGAAGCCCTTCCGCTGGATTTCCGCTTTCTGGTTATCCAGGAAAGCGGCCTGCAGGGTGATGCCCAGAGCATCCACGATGCGGTGGGCTACTGGCAGTTCAAGCGCGAAACCGCCGCCGACTTTGGCGTGGTGATGAACGACGTGGTGGATGAGCGCAAGCACATTGTGGCGTCCAGCAAGGCCGCCGCCAAGTACCTCAAGCGCAACAACAACGCCCTGCACAACTGGCTGAACGCCCTGCTCAGCTACAACCTGGGCTCGGGCGGCGTGAAGCCCTACACCCTTCCCACCGACTTCGACGCCACGGAAATGCCGATTTCCGAGCAAACCCACGCCTACGTGCTGACGATGCTGGCTCACAAGCTGGCCTACGAGCCCGCCGTGGGGCACAACCCCAAGCCGCAGTTGCAGCTGCAGGAGTTTCCGGCGCCACCCGGCCTATCCATGGCCGGCATTGCCCAGAGCCTGCAAACTGACCCCGCCGAAACCGCCCGCCACAACCGCTGGCTGCTGACGCCCACCGTGCCCACGGACCGCATCTACACGATGCTGGTGCCCATCACCGACCCGATTCAGCAAACGGCCCTGGCCGCCCAGCAGAAAAGCGCCACCGCCGGCCAGCTGCTCAATCAGCCCAAACCCGACCCGCAGAACGCCGACTACGTGCGCGTGAACGGCATCCGGGCGCTGGTGGCGCTGCCCGGCGAAACCAAGGAAAGCATGGCCAAGCGCGCCGGGCTTAAGGTGCGTAAATTCATGCAGTTCAACGACCTGTTTGCCTTCGACAACATTGTGGTGGGCCAGCCTTACTTCGTGCAGAAGAAGCGCGACAAAAGCGAGGTGGAATACCACGTAGCGCAGCCCGGCGAGAGCGTGGCCACGGTGTCGCAGAAGTACGGCATCCGGGCCAAGGCCATCTGGGCGAAGAACCGCATGCCGCGTAATGAGGAGCTGCGCCCCGGCCGCATTCTGTGGCTGAAGCATACCCGGCCCAAAGACGTCGCCATCGAGTACGCCGACAGCAAAAACGAAAAGGCGCTGGCGGCCTTTGAACGCCCTTCGGTAGCCCCAGCGCCCAAGGAGGCTCCGTCCGCTCCGGCGCCGGAAAAGCCGGCTGTGAAGAAGCGCCGCATCGACGAAACAGAGCCTTACCGCGGCAACACGGCCAGCACTATGCGGGAGCTGGAAGACGCCACCGAAGGCGACGACACTCCAACTCCTTCCGGCGCAGTCACGCAACCTGATTCCGCCACCGACGCCACCACCGAAAACCTGAACGAGCTGGGTACGATGCCCGCCGCGCCGCCTGTTGTGGCCCCCGTTCCGGCCCCGAGACCAGCTCCCGTGGCAGCCCCGGCCTCAATCCCGACCCCGAAGCCAGTGCAAGCGCCAGCCCCAGCACCGGCCGCTCCGGCCGCCCCGCGTCCCGTAGCGGCCACGCCGCCGGCCCGCAAGCCCCTCCCCGCCTCCACCCCCATCGGCGACGAGCCCGCTACCGATGACGAGCCTGCCGCCCCAGTAGCCGCGCCGAAGCCAGCCCCCAAACCAGCCGCCACCGCTGCGCCGGCAGCAATGCAGGCGCCCCCCAAGCCGGCCGCTACTCCCCGGCCGCTGCCGCCCACGCTGCCCGCTGCCGCCGGTCCGGTAGAGCCGGTGCCCGCCAGCGGCCTGCACACGGTGCAGCCCAAGGAAACGCTCTACTCCGTGGCGCGCCGCTACGGCCTGCGGCCCGCCGACCTGATTGTCTGGAACAACCTGCCCCAGAGCCCGTCGTTGCGGCTGGGCCAGGTGCTGCGCGTGACGGCGGGCACACCGGCCACCTCAATAGCCGCGCCGACCACTACCGCCACTCCGGCCGTGGCTATGGTACGCCACACGGTAGCCGGTGGCGAGTCGATGTATGCCATTTCGCGCAAATACGGCGTTACCATCAAGCAGATTATGGAGTGGAACAACAAGGCCGATTTCAACGTGAAGCCCGGCGAAGTGCTGCTGGTGCAGCCGGCCAAGTAGTGGGCCGTTTAGTGTGCCGCGCGGTCTGACCTGCCTGACCAGGTGTACCGCTACTGCATTTATTTCCCTTTCTGAATTCCTTTATTCTCTTTCCCCTGATGCGTTTTCTTTCCCGAATTTTAACCTTCAGCAGCCTGTTGCTGCCGATTTCGTTGGCCGCGCAGGTCCAGCAAACTACCCCGGCCGCCCCGGCTCCCGGCGTGGCCTTGTCCGAAGATTCGGTGCGGGTGATGTCGGGGCTGGTGCAGGCCAGCGTGCGGCAGCTGCGCGCCATTTACTACGAGGCCGACGATGCCCGCGCCACTCAGCTCGTGGAAACCGCCCTGCTCCAGATTCCGGCCTACAATCAGCGCCTGAGCACCTACACGGCCAGCCTGCCCCGCGAGCAGCAGCAGCTACTGGCCCAGCGCCTGCGCCAGCAGCCCTGGCAAATTGAGCTGCAGACCCTGCTGCGCAGTCCCCAGTATAAGGACTTCAACACCCGTACCGCCCGCAGCCCCGGCCTCAAAGCCGCCGCCGACCGGCTGGCTGCCACGGGCTTCCTGGGGACCAGACCAGCCGGGGCCAAACCCACGGCCGGCAGCGTCGCCAAAGCACCAGCCACCACTACTCCCGAAAAGGCAATGGTGGCGGCATCAGCGCCAAAAGCGCTGGCTATTACTGGCAAACCAGCTTCCGCAACCGCGCCCGCCACAATGCCCGGCAACTCCCTGGCCGCGGCTCCTGCCAGGCCGCTGGCAGCTCCCATCACCCTGGCAAAGCCGGCGCCTGCCAAACCCGATGCCTCCAAAGGCGTGCGGCACCACACCGTCACCAAAGGCGAAACCCTTTTCGCCATTGCCCGCCAGTATGGCGTGAAGCCGGCCCAGCTGCAGAGCTGGAACGACAAGCCTGATAACAGCGTGAAAATCGGGGAAGTCCTTACCATCCAGACGCCCGAATAGGCAGCTCCAGACCACCTCCTGCACTACTACACAAAGCAAAAGGCCGCCTTATCGGGCGGCCTTTTGCTTTGCGCGTGGGATTTGCGGGCGGCTATGGCCTACGCCATTGCCAGCTCCGGCACTGCCTGAGGCACACGCGCAATCCGCCGCGTGCGACTTCTGAGCAGAGCCACCACCTCAGCCTCGGAGCTGAACTGGTTTTCCAGGTTCACGAAGTTCCTGGCCAGCAAATCGTAGCGGCGCGTCATGAGGTAGGCAAAAATGTGCAGGAAGTGAATCCCATCGAACACGATGGCCTTGTTCTGGGCGTAGTGGGCCACGTTTTTGCGGAAGTGCGCCGGATGCTCGCTCCAGTGTAGCGCCGGCTTGAGGTGGTGGCTGATGTGGTAGCCGTCATTCCAGCACTTGTGGTTGTACTTGGTGTTGATGCAGGTCACGCTGTTGGTGTAGCAGTTGGCGGGGTCGGCGGCATCAATGAAAGCGTGCTGGCTCCAGTTGCCCAGCATCATGATGGTGCGCGTGACCAGCACGGGCATAATCAGCACGGCGATGGTAGCGGGCAAGTTCACAAAGCCCAGTACCACGCAGGCCACCAGATACACCACCTCGCCGCGCAGCAGCCGCGTCCGGAACGTGTGCTTGTTGGTGCGGCCCAGGTACTGCACCAGCTTCGGAATGCCCAGCACGAAGAAATCGGCGAGGTAGCGGCCGAAGCTGGCCAGCGAGTCGCGCTGGTAATACATGGTAGAGCTGCCGTCGTCGGGCAGGTTGTTTTCGGGGTGGTGCATACCCATGTGGTGGGTGAAGTACGTTTCCGGCGTCTGCCCAAAAAACGGCCCAATTACCCACGGAATGTAGTGATTGAGGTAGCCATACTTCTTTTTGAACAGGATGCGGTGGCTGGTGCAGTGCAGCATCAGCCCGAAAGGCCCCTTGAAGAAAAACGTGGTCAGGCCCAGAAACACGGCAAACACCGCCCACCACAGGCCCCGGTCGAGGCCCGGCACATAGAGCAGCGCTATCAGCGGCAGAATTGTGAGGGAGATTTCCAGAATCAGGTACACAAACGGCAGGTCGCGCTTGTCCTGAATAAACTGCTGGAAAAAGGCACCGGAGCGCGAAACCGGAGCGGCCGGATCATAGGCCGGGTCGGTGGAAGGAGTCAGATATTTCATGCGTGATATTGGCCGGGATGCACGGCCACAGAAGACAGGGAATATAAATAGCAGGGTACTTCTATGATTTTTCGATCCGGCATATCGGGCTGCTAACGGCCGGCCGGTGCTAGCCACCGGTCCTCATTGGGCCGGCAAGAAGCCGGCTGCCTCCTAACCGCAACCGCCGCAGAATAATTGCGCACGCTCCCACAAGATAAGGCGTTTGCTACAGATGAGCTCCGGCCCGCCGCCTACCCGCCCGCCCGGCGTTCTACCTTCCCAGTTGATACGCCAAAATCCGTTGCCGCGCAACCTTTCCCGGCCGCTGATTCGTGGGTAACTTTACTCTTGCCGAAGGCCGAATTGCGAAGCAGGAATGTTGCCGATCAGCACATTCTTACTTCTCAATTCCTAATTCTTAATTCCGCCGCCATGCCCGTTTTCTCGCACCTCCACTCGCACACCCAATATTCGCTTCTCGACGGTCAGGCCAGCATTTCGGCCCTGATGAAGAAGGCCCAGGCCGACGGCATGCCGGCCGTGGCCCTCACCGACCACGGCAACATGTTTGGGGCGTTCAACTTCGTGGCCGAGGCCAACAAGTACAACGTGAAGCCGATTGTGGGCTGCGAGTTCTACATGGTGGAAGACCGCCACAAAAAGGCCTTCAGCCGCGAGAAAGGCGAGCGGGACAAGCGCTACCACCAGCTGCTGCTAGCCAAGGACCAGGACGGCTACCACAACCTGAGCAAGCTCTGCTCGATGAGCTTCATCGAGGGCGTGTACAGCAAATTCCCGCGCATTGACAAGGAGCTGCTGCTCAAGTACCACAAGGGCCTGATTGCCACTTCCTGCTGCATCGGGGCCGAGATTCCGCAGGCCATCCTGTTTCAGAGCGAGGCCAAGGCCGAGGAGCTGCTCAAGTGGTGGCTCGACGTGTTCGAGGACGACTACTACATCGAGATTCAGCGCCACGGGCTGATGAACTTCGACGGCACCGGCAAAAGCCAGGAAGACGTGAACCAGGTGCTGCTGGGTTTGGCGAAGAAGTACAACGTGAAGGTTATCTGCACCAACGACTCGCACTACGTGGAGCAGACTGACTTCGCGCCCCACGATATTCTGCTGTGCGTGAACACCGGCGAGGAGCACAGCATCCCGGTCGGCGACTTCCAGACGCAGTATTTTCGCCTGATTTCCCAGGACAACAAAGTTCACTACGACCACCTCGACAACCTGCGCCCCCTCGCCGGCCAGGATGCTCACATCCGCCGCCAGCTCCAGCGCATCGACGAGGAAGCGCAGTCGCCCAAGCCCCGGGCCCGCTTCGGCTTCGCCAACGACCAGTTCTACTTTAAGAACCAGGCCGAGATGAACGCGCTGTTCGCCGACGTGCCCGAGAGCGTGGACAACACCAACGAAATCGTGGACAAAATCACGCCGCCCAAGCTGCAGCGCGACATTCTGCTCCCCAACTTCCCCCTGCCCCCCGAGCACCCGACGGCCGACGCCTTTTTGCGCCACCTCACCTACAAGGGAGCTTTCGAAGGCCCGAAGCGCCGCTACTCCGACCGCACCCCCGAAATCGAGGAGCGCCTCGACTACGAGCTGCGCGTGATTGAGACGATGGGCTTTGCCGGCTACTTCCTCATCACCCAGGACTTCATCAACCACGGCCGCAACAATGGCGTAGCCATCGGGCCGGGCCGGGGCTCGGCGGCGGGCTCGGCGGTGGCCTACTGCGTGGGCATCACCAACATCGACCCGATTAAGTACTCCCTGCTGTTCGAGCGGTTCCTGAACCCGGAGCGCGTGTCCATGCCCGATATCGACATCGACTTCGACGACGTGAACCGCCAGCGCGTCATCGACTATGTGGTGGACAAGTACGGCAAAACCCAGGTGGCCCAGATCATCACCTTCGGCACGATGGCCGCCAAATCGTCCATTAAAGACGTGTCGCGGGCCATGGAGCTGCCGTTGCAGCTTGCAAACGACCTGGTGAAGATGGTGCCCGAGCAAGTTGGGACAACCTTAGCCAAGGCCTTCGCCGAAAACCCCGAACTGGATTACATCCTCCGCGACGACGCCCCCGACAACCTGCGCGGCCAGATTCTGCGCCTGGCCCACAAGCTGGAAGGCTCGGTGCGCAATACCGGCATCCACGCCGCCGGCGTCATCATCGCCCCCGACGACATCACCAAGTACATTCCCGTTTCCACCTCCAAGGATTCGGACCTGCTGATTACGCAGTTCGATGGCAAGGTGATTGAGAGTGCCGGGATGCTGAAGATGGACTTTCTGGGCCTGAAAACCCTGACCATCATCGTCGATGCCATCAACCTGATTGAGCGCAACCACGGCGTCAAAATCGACATCGACGAAATCCCGATTGACGACCAGAAGACCTACGAGCTCTACCAGCGCGGCGACACCATCGGCACGTTCCAGTTCGAGAGCGAGGGCATGCGCATGTACCTCAAAGACCTCAAGCCCACCAACATCGAGGACCTGATTGCCATGAACGCCCTGTACCGGCCCGGCCCGATGCAGTTCATCCCGAACTTCATCAACCGCAAGCACGGCCGCGAGGAGGTG from Hymenobacter canadensis harbors:
- the dnaE gene encoding DNA polymerase III subunit alpha, whose translation is MPVFSHLHSHTQYSLLDGQASISALMKKAQADGMPAVALTDHGNMFGAFNFVAEANKYNVKPIVGCEFYMVEDRHKKAFSREKGERDKRYHQLLLAKDQDGYHNLSKLCSMSFIEGVYSKFPRIDKELLLKYHKGLIATSCCIGAEIPQAILFQSEAKAEELLKWWLDVFEDDYYIEIQRHGLMNFDGTGKSQEDVNQVLLGLAKKYNVKVICTNDSHYVEQTDFAPHDILLCVNTGEEHSIPVGDFQTQYFRLISQDNKVHYDHLDNLRPLAGQDAHIRRQLQRIDEEAQSPKPRARFGFANDQFYFKNQAEMNALFADVPESVDNTNEIVDKITPPKLQRDILLPNFPLPPEHPTADAFLRHLTYKGAFEGPKRRYSDRTPEIEERLDYELRVIETMGFAGYFLITQDFINHGRNNGVAIGPGRGSAAGSAVAYCVGITNIDPIKYSLLFERFLNPERVSMPDIDIDFDDVNRQRVIDYVVDKYGKTQVAQIITFGTMAAKSSIKDVSRAMELPLQLANDLVKMVPEQVGTTLAKAFAENPELDYILRDDAPDNLRGQILRLAHKLEGSVRNTGIHAAGVIIAPDDITKYIPVSTSKDSDLLITQFDGKVIESAGMLKMDFLGLKTLTIIVDAINLIERNHGVKIDIDEIPIDDQKTYELYQRGDTIGTFQFESEGMRMYLKDLKPTNIEDLIAMNALYRPGPMQFIPNFINRKHGREEVDYPHELLEPILNYSQGIMVYQEQIMQTAQILAGYSLGGADLLRRAMGKKDMKKMALEREKFCEGAEKLHGIKAKKANEVFDVMEKFAAYGFNRSHSAAYSVVAYQTGYLKAHYPAEYMAAVLTNNMGDIKKVTFFIEEARKQGVAVLGPDVNESILKFNVNAQGQIRFGMAAMKGSGEAAVEEIVKEREKGGHYADIFDFARRINLRAVNKKTFESMAQAGAFDSFDRYHRRQFLEAPTGDQNLIEKAMKVGQQHQAAKESAQQSLFGGGGGEMAIPMPKIQDLEPWSPTEKLRREKEIVGFYLSGHPLDDFKLEIDSYCTCGLDKIETYKNRDVTVAGLISNVLFKTTKTGQPFVSFNVEDYESSLNLALFRDDYSKFSALINPRNYDKEQVPPMFIRGKYAQRFRDSDQFEFKIMTMEPLFNVAEKLANGVRVQLDLRTITEPFMDRFMEAVESATGSKKLEIKFAEPHEHLAVDTYSRRYRIEPKEFIRKMREMEIDACQLI
- a CDS encoding LysM peptidoglycan-binding domain-containing protein, giving the protein MKRIVLVLLCWLPLLAAAQSVSVPATFDFAGLHLRLTEGGRRAVQQKVDALRSHPASFQARVNLADAYFPLIERVFQEEALPLDFRFLVIQESGLQGDAQSIHDAVGYWQFKRETAADFGVVMNDVVDERKHIVASSKAAAKYLKRNNNALHNWLNALLSYNLGSGGVKPYTLPTDFDATEMPISEQTHAYVLTMLAHKLAYEPAVGHNPKPQLQLQEFPAPPGLSMAGIAQSLQTDPAETARHNRWLLTPTVPTDRIYTMLVPITDPIQQTALAAQQKSATAGQLLNQPKPDPQNADYVRVNGIRALVALPGETKESMAKRAGLKVRKFMQFNDLFAFDNIVVGQPYFVQKKRDKSEVEYHVAQPGESVATVSQKYGIRAKAIWAKNRMPRNEELRPGRILWLKHTRPKDVAIEYADSKNEKALAAFERPSVAPAPKEAPSAPAPEKPAVKKRRIDETEPYRGNTASTMRELEDATEGDDTPTPSGAVTQPDSATDATTENLNELGTMPAAPPVVAPVPAPRPAPVAAPASIPTPKPVQAPAPAPAAPAAPRPVAATPPARKPLPASTPIGDEPATDDEPAAPVAAPKPAPKPAATAAPAAMQAPPKPAATPRPLPPTLPAAAGPVEPVPASGLHTVQPKETLYSVARRYGLRPADLIVWNNLPQSPSLRLGQVLRVTAGTPATSIAAPTTTATPAVAMVRHTVAGGESMYAISRKYGVTIKQIMEWNNKADFNVKPGEVLLVQPAK
- a CDS encoding LysM peptidoglycan-binding domain-containing protein, giving the protein MRFLSRILTFSSLLLPISLAAQVQQTTPAAPAPGVALSEDSVRVMSGLVQASVRQLRAIYYEADDARATQLVETALLQIPAYNQRLSTYTASLPREQQQLLAQRLRQQPWQIELQTLLRSPQYKDFNTRTARSPGLKAAADRLAATGFLGTRPAGAKPTAGSVAKAPATTTPEKAMVAASAPKALAITGKPASATAPATMPGNSLAAAPARPLAAPITLAKPAPAKPDASKGVRHHTVTKGETLFAIARQYGVKPAQLQSWNDKPDNSVKIGEVLTIQTPE
- a CDS encoding fatty acid desaturase family protein — protein: MKYLTPSTDPAYDPAAPVSRSGAFFQQFIQDKRDLPFVYLILEISLTILPLIALLYVPGLDRGLWWAVFAVFLGLTTFFFKGPFGLMLHCTSHRILFKKKYGYLNHYIPWVIGPFFGQTPETYFTHHMGMHHPENNLPDDGSSTMYYQRDSLASFGRYLADFFVLGIPKLVQYLGRTNKHTFRTRLLRGEVVYLVACVVLGFVNLPATIAVLIMPVLVTRTIMMLGNWSQHAFIDAADPANCYTNSVTCINTKYNHKCWNDGYHISHHLKPALHWSEHPAHFRKNVAHYAQNKAIVFDGIHFLHIFAYLMTRRYDLLARNFVNLENQFSSEAEVVALLRSRTRRIARVPQAVPELAMA